Genomic DNA from Synergistaceae bacterium:
CTTTTCCTTCATGGCCTGGATGAGCTTGATTATCTCGTCCGCCGGGACCTTGCGCACCACCCGACCATCACGAGCGTCAATCACCTGAAGCTGAACTACGCCCGCCTCTTTCAGAACCTCATACTTCAGCTCCCGATCAAAGACGGACAACAATTCCGCCGCCCGCTCCGTCAAATCCGCCACCGTTTCCCGGTTCAAAACTGCCTCGCTCTCGGATTCGGTAGCTTTCATCATGTCCAAGGGCAAAGGTGCCTCGGCCTTGTTCGGCGCGGTCACAGTCTTAAATCCTGGCGGGACTTCGCTGCGGGGCTTCTCGAAAGGCGTCGTTTCCCGCGATAACAGTTTGACTTCCATGACTTTACCTTTTAATCGAGGACCGGGGAGCGGAATTTAAGCAATCCCCCCGGCGCCTCTACTGATTCCGATGAAAAGCCTAACGCAACAGGCTCAGAACGTTCTGCGGCAGGGAGTTGGACTGAGCCAGCATACTGGTACCGGCCTGGAGCATGATTTGAAGTTTGGTGAAGTTCATCATTTCTTTTGCCATGTCGGTGTCCCTAATCCGGCTTTCGGCCGCCGTCAGGTTCTCACCCGCCACCGTCAGGTTGGTGATAGTGTGCTCCAGACGGTTCTGGTACGCGCCCAGCTTCGCCCTCTGAGTCGAGACTTTGTCGATAGCGCTGTCGATGATGGTGATGGAGCGGGCCGCCGATGTACGGTCGGTCACGAGAACGGTGTTCAAGCCCAAAGCGTCGGAACGCATGTCGCCGATGTTGATGCCCATATCCTCGCCCTCGTTGGCGCCGATCTGGAACACCGTCGTGTTGTCCGCGAGGTGAAGGAAAGTGGTCGAAGTCGTGGGATCGGAAAACGTGAAGGTCCCTTTTGCGTCATCCCACGAGGCCTCCCCAAAACCGGAATTTAAGGCAAATTCCACGTCCACGTTAGCG
This window encodes:
- a CDS encoding flagellar protein FlaG encodes the protein MEVKLLSRETTPFEKPRSEVPPGFKTVTAPNKAEAPLPLDMMKATESESEAVLNRETVADLTERAAELLSVFDRELKYEVLKEAGVVQLQVIDARDGRVVRKVPADEIIKLIQAMKEKLDDRVDVWA